Part of the Triplophysa dalaica isolate WHDGS20190420 chromosome 23, ASM1584641v1, whole genome shotgun sequence genome is shown below.
gaagttaactttcTATCTGgatttggttataatataacaatttatttgatatttaaatgatattaatattttattgtgtattaattgtattaaaattttATTACAACTATTTaacagttatagattctttgcGGCAATCTACCAGACGTTAAGTTAGGTACACttagacaacaaaacaaacaaagtaaacaaaatactaAAAAAGTCGGTCAGTTTCTTCTCTCTGTCATCTTCTCTCAGCTCAAGACAGTGAATGTGACAACTTCACCGACTTGGATTTCCACGATTCGTTCATGGGAACCAATCTGTACGTGCGTCTGCTCCTCTACACCCGTGCCAACCTAGACTGCGGTCATAAGCTGTCTCACCATAACTTCACTCTGGAGGCCCTGTTCGATGTGACTAGACCAACTACCTTTGTCATACATGGATACCGACCCACCGGTGCATCACCTGTCTGGATCAACCACATCGTTCAACTTCTAGCAGCACAGGAAGATATGAACATACTGGTCGTGGACTGGAACAGAGGGGCAGCGAACCTCAACTACTTCACAGCTGTGACCAACACGCGCCGCACAGCTGCCAACATCACTGGCTTCATAGAGAACATGGAGGTGAGCCCGCATACACATAATTCCGGGAGCGGGATGCgtatcatttaaatgtattgagCACATGGATTATAAATGATGAATGACTGTGATGTTGGGTTTGTTTCAGAAAGAGGGAACATCTCTTGACTCCATCCACCTGATTGGGGTCAGCCTGGGTGCGCACGTGGCTGGGTTCATCGGTGCGATGCTGGGAGGAAGGGTGGGCAGAATCACAGGTGAGAACTATGAAATGAAAACCTATACAACAATTAAATATTGTGctctaaatgttttttactaTATTTGCTGGATGACACTAGGTCTGGACCCAGCCGGGCCAATGTTTGCTGGCGTCCCCCCTGAGGAACGTCTTGACCCAACTGATGCCCAGTTTGTAGATGTGCTTCACACAGATATGAATTGTAAGTATTACAGATGTGAGAACATGCTTTTGTGTTATCAcacaatgaaattaaaatgtgtagtgtaccACTTGATCCATGAATGTCTCTTGCGACAGCCTTTGGCCTCAGAGGAACTCACGGACATGTAGATTTCTATGCCAATGGAGGATTAGATCAGCCTGGCTGTCCAAAGACCATCTTCTCAGGTCAGTGTGTTATATGGAAACTTGTTAATGCGATCCAATAAATACTGAGGTTGGCGCCAACAAATGCTGCCAAAGTCACAATCTCGTCTATATACTTGGCTTTGTAAAACAAGTTCTGTCGTCATTAAATGATGTTATCTGCACAATGGGATTGATTTCATAACAAGGTTGTGTTAATATATCACATGCTTAAAATCTAATCTCATTTGCTTTCTCCTCCACAGGgaaatcttattttgtgtgtgaTCACCAGAGGTCTGTTTTTCTGTACCTGTGTGCTTTGAATCACACCTGTAACCTCATGGCATACCCATGTTCCTCTTATACTGACTTCCTCAATGGCCA
Proteins encoded:
- the lipib gene encoding lipase member H; this encodes MLLWCFLGSVSIFMLCEAQDSECDNFTDLDFHDSFMGTNLYVRLLLYTRANLDCGHKLSHHNFTLEALFDVTRPTTFVIHGYRPTGASPVWINHIVQLLAAQEDMNILVVDWNRGAANLNYFTAVTNTRRTAANITGFIENMEKEGTSLDSIHLIGVSLGAHVAGFIGAMLGGRVGRITGLDPAGPMFAGVPPEERLDPTDAQFVDVLHTDMNSFGLRGTHGHVDFYANGGLDQPGCPKTIFSGKSYFVCDHQRSVFLYLCALNHTCNLMAYPCSSYTDFLNGQCLQCETFKPASCPVLGYNMSLWRDTLLRLGQTRVFFSTRAEAPYSKTSYRVDLVTWNQFLRWGVVILRLHNGKNVMESRIDHKLLRFEQYTSTRLLAQFDMDLYPVQKISLRIVTGNVIGPRYKIRLLQIRITPLEKPDRPVMCRYDIILEENAEVSFRPLPCN